From Saccharothrix espanaensis DSM 44229, the proteins below share one genomic window:
- a CDS encoding MarR family winged helix-turn-helix transcriptional regulator — translation MISTQTFEGDPLALDRQVCFALSIASRNVVALYRPLLEPMGLTHPQYLVMLALWGSEPLSVKELAGLLALEPATLSPLLKRLESIGYVTRGRASSDERQLAVALTEEGAALREQALAIPPAVVERLGMTLAELEDLHRVLTRVIAATS, via the coding sequence ATGATTAGTACACAAACTTTCGAGGGCGATCCGCTGGCCCTGGACCGGCAGGTCTGCTTCGCGCTCTCCATCGCGTCCCGGAACGTGGTGGCCCTCTACCGGCCGCTGCTGGAGCCCATGGGGCTCACCCACCCCCAGTACCTGGTGATGCTGGCGCTGTGGGGCAGCGAACCGCTGTCGGTGAAAGAGCTGGCCGGACTGCTCGCGCTGGAGCCCGCGACCCTGTCGCCGCTGCTCAAGCGGCTGGAGTCGATCGGGTACGTGACCCGCGGCCGGGCGTCGTCGGACGAGCGGCAACTGGCCGTGGCGTTGACCGAGGAGGGCGCGGCGTTGCGCGAACAGGCGTTGGCCATCCCCCCGGCCGTGGTCGAGCGGCTCGGGATGACACTGGCCGAACTGGAAGACCTGCACCGAGTGCTGACCCGAGTGATCGCGGCGACCTCATGA
- a CDS encoding response regulator transcription factor: MDPIPLFREGLSAVVRRTPGLHWLGSTGHLHTAVRLHERLRPDVLLIDSVLDPQGHLATLLVGNDPQLLVISLVREPHRTAKYVRAALAAGVRGMVPRAGEIGEVLQAIVRGHQERMYLDPTLAPLAAGFTPTAEAGSRRALSRREYEVLQLIADGLENQAVANELYVSVETVRTHVKNILRKLRARDRTHAVSLAYQAGLLSSNMK, from the coding sequence GTGGACCCCATACCGCTGTTCCGCGAGGGCCTCTCGGCCGTCGTGCGACGAACACCGGGGCTGCACTGGCTCGGCTCGACCGGGCACCTGCACACGGCCGTCCGCCTGCACGAACGGCTGCGGCCGGACGTGCTGCTGATCGATTCGGTGCTCGACCCGCAGGGCCACCTGGCGACCCTGCTGGTCGGCAACGACCCGCAGCTGCTGGTGATCTCGCTGGTCCGCGAGCCGCACCGGACGGCGAAGTACGTGCGCGCCGCGCTGGCCGCCGGCGTGCGCGGGATGGTGCCCCGGGCCGGCGAGATCGGCGAGGTGCTCCAGGCGATCGTGCGCGGCCACCAGGAGCGGATGTACCTGGACCCGACGCTCGCGCCGCTGGCCGCCGGCTTCACGCCGACCGCCGAGGCCGGGTCGCGCCGCGCGCTGTCCCGGCGCGAGTACGAGGTGCTCCAGCTCATCGCCGACGGCTTGGAGAACCAGGCGGTGGCCAACGAGCTGTACGTCTCGGTGGAGACCGTCCGCACGCACGTGAAGAACATCTTGCGCAAACTCCGCGCGCGGGACCGGACGCACGCCGTCTCGCTCGCCTACCAGGCGGGACTGCTCAGCAGCAACATGAAGTGA